The proteins below come from a single Drosophila busckii strain San Diego stock center, stock number 13000-0081.31 chromosome X, ASM1175060v1, whole genome shotgun sequence genomic window:
- the LOC117134943 gene encoding angiopoietin-related protein 7-like — translation MKLEQQLAAQRQEFELQIKQFQAKLEEQQRVIIELQADKAKLTADLNPATSCVYAGAAIQWIHIPGTDAFQLPCDSTLPNKPYAIIQRRNRGIVNFDRAWHEYKNGFGDLQGEFWLGLERLHQLTKFQPHELLIQLENAVGARLFIRYTNFSIGNESESYKILTAVPQSGNNNTIEPLKFTTSDRDNDNDVDDNCAVDFASGWWFNDCYRS, via the coding sequence ATGAAATTAGAACAGCAACTTGCTGCGCAGAGACAAGAATTTGAGCtacaaatcaaacaattcCAAGCTAAGCTTGAAGAACAGCAACGAGTTATAATAGAACTGCAGGCTGACAAGGCTAAGCTAACTGCTGATCTAAATCCAGCGACTAGTTGTGTTTATGCTGGAGCAGCTATACAGTGGATACATATACCTGGCACGGATGCCTTCCAGCTGCCCTGTGATTCCACATTGCCCAACAAGCCATATGCGATTATACAACGACGCAATCGAGGAATTGTGAACTTCGATCGAGCCTGGCATGAGTACAAAAATGGCTTTGGTGATTTGCAAGGAGAATTTTGGCTCGGCCTGGAGCGTTTGCATCAGCTGACAAAGTTTCAGCCACACGAGCTGCTCATTCAGCTGGAGAATGCTGTGGGCGCAAGACTTTTTATACGCTATACAAATTTCTCCATTGGCAATGAGTCAgaatcatataaaatattaactgcAGTGCCACAAAGTGGCAACAATAATACAATTGAGCCGCTCAAATTCACAACATCAGATcgtgataatgataatgatgttGATGATAATTGTGCTGTCGACTTTGCAAGCGGCTGGTGGTTTAATGATTGCTACAGATCGTAA